One region of Streptomyces rishiriensis genomic DNA includes:
- a CDS encoding aromatic ring-hydroxylating oxygenase subunit alpha gives MIDHAQAVALAQRALAHLEAGTTDQAEDVLRVPVTEYLDPDRWRREIDVVFKRVPLALALSVELPGAGSYKALDALGTPVLLTRGQDGVVRAFLNVCRHRGAQLCPAGTGTRHRFRCPYHAWVYDDQGGLVAVHKPGTFGDVDTAELGLRPLPVVESLGFVWVCLTPGATIDLDAWLGEYARELERLELDKWHVYEQRELPGPGWKVAFDGYLESYHIQALHRTTFAPTSTSNLMVVDSFGPHQRILYPVKSLRTLRDVPVEDWDPAPHCGTVYTVFPNVSIAGTWEGHGVVSQIMPGPGVDRSSTVQTILTRVPPVTEEDRRYTAEFSELVERGVADEDYRTGFDVQAALSSGANTHFVFGRNELALQHHHRWLDRLLAGSN, from the coding sequence GTGATCGACCATGCCCAGGCCGTGGCCCTGGCGCAGCGGGCCCTGGCGCACCTGGAGGCCGGCACGACGGACCAGGCCGAGGACGTGCTGCGGGTCCCCGTCACGGAATACCTCGACCCGGACCGGTGGCGGCGAGAGATCGACGTCGTCTTCAAACGGGTCCCGCTCGCGCTCGCGCTCTCCGTCGAACTCCCGGGCGCCGGCTCCTACAAGGCCCTGGACGCGCTGGGCACCCCGGTCCTGCTCACCCGAGGACAGGACGGCGTCGTACGGGCGTTCCTCAACGTCTGCCGCCACCGCGGCGCCCAGCTGTGCCCGGCCGGAACCGGCACCCGGCACCGCTTCCGCTGCCCCTACCACGCCTGGGTGTACGACGACCAGGGCGGCCTCGTCGCCGTGCACAAGCCCGGCACCTTCGGGGACGTCGACACCGCCGAACTGGGGCTGCGCCCCCTGCCCGTCGTGGAGAGCCTCGGCTTCGTATGGGTGTGTCTCACCCCCGGCGCCACGATCGACCTGGACGCCTGGCTCGGGGAGTACGCGCGGGAGCTGGAGCGGCTCGAACTCGACAAGTGGCACGTCTACGAGCAGCGCGAACTGCCCGGACCCGGCTGGAAAGTCGCCTTCGACGGCTACCTGGAGAGCTACCACATCCAGGCACTGCACCGCACCACGTTCGCCCCGACGTCCACCTCCAACCTGATGGTGGTGGACTCCTTCGGGCCGCACCAGCGGATCCTGTACCCGGTCAAGTCGCTCCGGACGCTGCGGGACGTCCCGGTCGAGGACTGGGACCCCGCTCCGCACTGCGGCACGGTCTACACGGTCTTCCCCAACGTGTCGATCGCCGGCACCTGGGAAGGACACGGAGTCGTCTCCCAGATCATGCCCGGCCCGGGCGTGGACCGGAGCAGCACCGTGCAGACCATCCTGACGCGCGTGCCCCCGGTCACCGAGGAGGACCGGCGCTACACGGCGGAGTTCAGCGAACTCGTCGAAAGGGGTGTGGCGGACGAGGACTATCGCACCGGATTTGACGTACAGGCAGCTTTGTCCTCCGGGGCGAATACGCACTTTGTGTTCGGACGCAACGAGTTGGCGTTGCAGCATCACCATCGCTGGCTGGACCGTCTGCTTGCAGGATCCAACTAG
- a CDS encoding 3-dehydroquinate synthase family protein: protein MSAIRRIDVTLKDHDYAVHVGSGARRLLPAVLKELGVGRVALVSAVPEGELPDPGVPFTVVPVADGERLKTLASVESYCRAFVAAGLTRSDAVVACGGGTTTDTVGLAAALYHRGIKVVHLPTTLLAQVDASVGGKTAVNLPEGKNLVGAYWQPSAVLCDTDFLHTLPRRELLSGYGEIARCAFIGAGDLRGLDLTEQIVASVTLKASVVALDERDRGPRHILNYGHTLGHAIERATDYAWRHGEAVAVGTVFAGLLAGRLGRVDQDRVAEHREMVESFGLPTWLPSGVPVATLVELMRRDKKGQDADAGLTFVLDGPRGVELVPGVDEHLVSSVLADLPSGAAPTSA from the coding sequence ATGAGCGCAATCCGCCGTATCGACGTCACGCTGAAAGACCACGACTACGCCGTCCATGTCGGATCCGGCGCCCGCCGACTGCTGCCGGCCGTTCTGAAGGAACTGGGCGTCGGCCGCGTCGCCCTGGTGAGCGCCGTACCGGAGGGGGAACTCCCCGATCCCGGTGTGCCGTTCACGGTCGTGCCGGTGGCCGACGGCGAGCGGCTCAAGACGCTCGCGTCGGTCGAGTCGTACTGCCGCGCCTTCGTCGCTGCCGGGCTGACCCGGTCCGACGCCGTGGTCGCCTGCGGTGGCGGCACGACGACGGACACCGTCGGCCTGGCCGCCGCCCTCTACCACCGCGGCATCAAGGTCGTGCACCTGCCGACCACGCTGCTCGCCCAGGTCGACGCGAGCGTCGGCGGCAAGACCGCGGTCAATCTGCCTGAGGGCAAGAACCTGGTCGGCGCCTACTGGCAGCCCAGCGCGGTGCTCTGCGACACGGACTTCCTGCACACCCTGCCCCGACGCGAACTGCTCAGCGGCTACGGGGAGATAGCCCGCTGCGCGTTCATCGGCGCCGGCGATCTGCGCGGGCTCGACCTGACCGAGCAGATCGTGGCGAGTGTGACGCTGAAGGCGTCGGTCGTCGCCCTCGACGAACGCGACCGGGGTCCGCGCCACATCCTCAACTACGGCCACACCCTCGGGCACGCCATCGAGCGTGCCACCGACTACGCCTGGCGACACGGCGAGGCGGTCGCGGTCGGCACCGTGTTCGCCGGGCTGCTCGCCGGCCGGCTGGGCCGCGTCGACCAGGACCGGGTGGCCGAGCACCGGGAGATGGTGGAGAGCTTCGGACTGCCCACCTGGCTGCCCTCCGGCGTGCCCGTGGCGACCCTCGTGGAGCTGATGCGGCGCGACAAGAAGGGGCAGGACGCCGATGCCGGACTGACGTTCGTCCTGGACGGCCCCCGTGGGGTCGAACTGGTGCCCGGGGTCGACGAGCACCTGGTCTCCTCCGTCCTGGCGGACCTGCCTTCGGGCGCCGCCCCCACCTCGGCCTGA
- a CDS encoding radical SAM protein, with amino-acid sequence MRLKEKFRAALTASAAEGGRLPFLMNDMVIEEQLCQMRCSYCLTEEYNLLMNVPDARLRLTTDRRQDWHEILDMYHEHVDAPILRLSGGEFFWLKGSTEFVQEASRRYETVQVITNGVFLNERRIEALAAMGNVQLNISLDGHTLELNRHRLPPKQAKLHDVIMRSLHAAAGAGLRIDIQSVLTDANYAGQLEFAQYLRDEVAGSTTLYFFPVRGDTAERMGPPPGNHLMPLVERYDEFADVLPPRAYVEHMAEQLKTNVRTLGCFVTATMAQLFGQGDVSACPHAWVKPMGNLAQDRKLLLDQYGSHQHYDLFMHDRPRFSFCKTCATPSDVINLFFLDRITEEEIGATHLYSGERSRARLRELKETFRPVISDSPATGQGVAQSVSS; translated from the coding sequence ATGCGCCTTAAGGAAAAGTTTCGTGCCGCACTCACCGCCTCGGCGGCAGAAGGCGGTCGACTCCCCTTCCTGATGAACGACATGGTCATCGAGGAACAGCTCTGCCAAATGCGCTGTTCCTACTGCCTCACCGAGGAGTACAACCTCCTCATGAACGTGCCGGACGCACGGCTGCGGCTCACCACCGATCGCCGTCAGGACTGGCACGAGATACTGGACATGTACCACGAGCACGTGGACGCGCCCATTCTGCGGCTCTCCGGCGGTGAGTTCTTCTGGCTGAAGGGGTCCACCGAGTTCGTCCAGGAGGCCAGCCGCCGCTACGAGACCGTCCAGGTCATCACCAACGGCGTGTTCCTCAACGAACGGCGCATCGAGGCCCTCGCCGCGATGGGCAACGTCCAGCTGAACATCTCCCTGGACGGACACACCCTGGAGCTGAACCGGCACCGTCTGCCCCCGAAGCAGGCCAAACTGCACGACGTCATCATGCGCAGTCTCCACGCGGCGGCCGGGGCCGGGCTGCGCATCGACATCCAGTCGGTGCTCACCGACGCCAACTACGCGGGCCAGCTGGAGTTCGCCCAGTACCTGCGCGACGAGGTCGCGGGCAGCACCACGCTGTACTTCTTCCCCGTGCGCGGCGACACCGCGGAGCGCATGGGCCCGCCGCCCGGCAATCACCTGATGCCGCTGGTGGAGCGCTACGACGAGTTCGCGGACGTCCTGCCGCCGCGCGCCTACGTCGAGCACATGGCCGAACAGCTGAAGACGAACGTGCGCACCCTCGGCTGTTTCGTCACGGCGACCATGGCCCAGCTCTTCGGCCAGGGCGACGTCTCCGCATGCCCGCACGCCTGGGTCAAACCGATGGGCAACCTGGCGCAGGACCGGAAGCTGCTGCTCGACCAGTACGGCTCGCACCAGCACTACGACCTGTTCATGCACGACCGGCCGCGGTTCAGCTTCTGCAAGACCTGCGCCACGCCGTCCGACGTCATCAACCTGTTCTTCCTGGACCGGATCACGGAAGAGGAGATCGGCGCGACGCACCTGTACTCGGGTGAGCGCTCACGCGCCCGGCTGCGGGAGCTGAAGGAGACGTTCCGGCCGGTCATATCCGACTCCCCCGCAACCGGACAGGGCGTCGCTCAGAGCGTCAGCTCCTGA
- a CDS encoding shikimate dehydrogenase family protein, which translates to MPDAPPGPSAISGTTRLYVVLGDPVAQVRAPGLLNELFARTARDAVLVPVHVGPDGLAEVMCGLRRMRNLDGILVTVPHKIEVCRYADLLGPAAEVAGSANALRRNPDGTWLADNFDGAGFVHGLRDNGHDPAGATVVLAGAGGAGRAVAAALLTAGVARLRLYDPDAIRREDVLARLDARWPGRVVVGSEGDFDGDGADIAVNATPLGMRPGDPLPFDLARLPRTCAVADIIMKPAETALLKAARESGRPVVYGRHMLDSQVLLYEKFFALHAPQRNGRWEP; encoded by the coding sequence ATGCCCGACGCCCCGCCCGGCCCGAGCGCCATCTCGGGCACGACCCGGCTCTACGTGGTCCTGGGCGACCCGGTGGCCCAGGTGCGCGCCCCCGGCCTGCTGAACGAGTTGTTCGCCCGTACCGCGCGGGACGCCGTGCTGGTCCCCGTGCATGTCGGCCCCGACGGCCTCGCGGAGGTGATGTGCGGACTGCGCCGGATGCGCAACCTCGACGGGATCCTCGTCACCGTGCCGCACAAGATCGAGGTGTGCCGGTACGCCGACCTGCTGGGCCCGGCCGCCGAAGTGGCCGGTAGCGCCAACGCCCTGCGCAGGAACCCCGACGGGACCTGGCTCGCCGACAACTTCGACGGCGCCGGCTTCGTCCACGGGCTGCGCGACAACGGCCACGACCCCGCGGGCGCGACCGTCGTCCTGGCCGGGGCCGGCGGCGCCGGACGGGCCGTCGCCGCGGCCCTGCTCACCGCCGGTGTCGCCCGGCTGCGGCTGTACGACCCCGACGCGATCCGCCGGGAGGACGTGCTCGCCCGGCTGGACGCACGCTGGCCGGGTCGCGTGGTGGTCGGCTCCGAGGGCGACTTCGACGGTGACGGCGCCGACATCGCGGTGAACGCGACCCCGCTGGGTATGCGTCCAGGTGACCCGCTGCCCTTCGACCTCGCACGTCTGCCGCGTACCTGCGCGGTCGCCGACATCATCATGAAGCCGGCCGAGACCGCCCTGCTCAAGGCCGCCCGGGAGAGCGGACGGCCCGTGGTGTACGGCCGCCACATGCTCGACAGCCAGGTGCTTCTCTACGAGAAGTTCTTCGCACTGCACGCACCGCAACGAAACGGGAGGTGGGAGCCGTGA